In one window of Syngnathus scovelli strain Florida unplaced genomic scaffold, RoL_Ssco_1.2 HiC_scaffold_23, whole genome shotgun sequence DNA:
- the LOC125992633 gene encoding janus kinase and microtubule-interacting protein 3-like isoform X1: MGHYQSRVADLESALKQQGQNVKWVEEKQLLRQSNQQLAEKVRRMEAEEARLKEHIQDIRDQNELLEFRILELEEREWRSPVLKFLQVRFPDGLSPLQIYCEADGVSDIVISDLMKKLDILGDNANLTNEEQVVVIHARTLPTLAEKWLEYIKVTKSALQQKMLDIESEKDMFCNQKGYLDEELDFRKRSMDQAHKRIMELEAMLYEALPQRDCPATDGEKASHAGVNDVLTADQRQELRSAVDQWKRALMWELRERDACILQERMDLLHSAQQRNKELKEFIEAQKRQIKQLEEKFLFLFLVFSLAFILWP, translated from the exons atgggtcactatcaaagcagagtagcagatctggagtcagcgctgaagcaacaaggacag aatgtcaagtgggtggaggagaagcagctgctgcgtcagagcaatcagcagttggccgaaaag gtcaggcggatggaggcggaagaagcgcgtctgaaagagcacatccaggatatccgagaccaaaacgaactgcttgagttccgcatcctggagctggag gagagggagtggcgctcccccgtcttgaagtttctgcaagtccgtttcccagacggcctcagccctttgcagatctactgcgaggccgacggcgtgagc gacatcgtcatcagtgatctgatgaagaagctggacatcctgggcgataacgcc aatctcaccaacgaggagcaggtggtcgtgattcacgccaggacccttcccaccctagccgagaag tggttagaatacatcaaagtgaccaagtcagcacttcaacagaagatgttggacattgaaagtgagaag gatatgttctgcaaccagaagggctacctggatgaagagttggacttcaggaagcgttccatggaccaggctcataag aggatcatggagctggaggccatgttgtacgaggcgctaccgcagcgggactgccccgccacggacggcgaaaaagccagccacgctggcgtgaatgacgtgctgacggcggatcagagacaagagcttaggagcgccgtggaccaatggaagcgagccctgatgtgggagttgagggagcgcgacgcttgcatcctccaagagagaatggatctgctgcacagcgcgcaacag aggaacaaagagctgaaagaattcatcgaagctcagaagagacaaatcaaacaattggaggagaagtttctgtttctctttctagtcttctccttggccttcattctgtggccctaa
- the LOC125992633 gene encoding janus kinase and microtubule-interacting protein 3-like isoform X2, translating to MGHYQSRVADLESALKQQGQNVKWVEEKQLLRQSNQQLAEKVRRMEAEEARLKEHIQDIRDQNELLEFRILELEEREWRSPVLKFLQVRFPDGLSPLQIYCEADGVSDIVISDLMKKLDILGDNAVSNLTNEEQVVVIHARTLPTLAEKWLEYIKVTKSALQQKMLDIESEKDMFCNQKGYLDEELDFRKRSMDQAHKRIMELEAMLYEALPQRDCPATDGEKASHAGVNDVLTADQRQELRSAVDQWKRALMWELRERDACILQERMDLLHSAQQRNKELKEFIEAQKRQIKQLEEKFLFLFLVFSLAFILWP from the exons atgggtcactatcaaagcagagtagcagatctggagtcagcgctgaagcaacaaggacag aatgtcaagtgggtggaggagaagcagctgctgcgtcagagcaatcagcagttggccgaaaag gtcaggcggatggaggcggaagaagcgcgtctgaaagagcacatccaggatatccgagaccaaaacgaactgcttgagttccgcatcctggagctggag gagagggagtggcgctcccccgtcttgaagtttctgcaagtccgtttcccagacggcctcagccctttgcagatctactgcgaggccgacggcgtgagc gacatcgtcatcagtgatctgatgaagaagctggacatcctgggcgataacgccgtaagt aatctcaccaacgaggagcaggtggtcgtgattcacgccaggacccttcccaccctagccgagaag tggttagaatacatcaaagtgaccaagtcagcacttcaacagaagatgttggacattgaaagtgagaag gatatgttctgcaaccagaagggctacctggatgaagagttggacttcaggaagcgttccatggaccaggctcataag aggatcatggagctggaggccatgttgtacgaggcgctaccgcagcgggactgccccgccacggacggcgaaaaagccagccacgctggcgtgaatgacgtgctgacggcggatcagagacaagagcttaggagcgccgtggaccaatggaagcgagccctgatgtgggagttgagggagcgcgacgcttgcatcctccaagagagaatggatctgctgcacagcgcgcaacag aggaacaaagagctgaaagaattcatcgaagctcagaagagacaaatcaaacaattggaggagaagtttctgtttctctttctagtcttctccttggccttcattctgtggccctaa